A genomic segment from Bacteroidales bacterium encodes:
- a CDS encoding SRPBCC family protein, producing MSKVVSKIGKIYRNDDEIYNFLSDFRNLDSLVPANKITDWQSDEDRCRFSIAGIGATGMRIVEKEPYKLIKLGSYKESPVSFNIWIQLKKVEEGDTRIRLTGEAHMNSLMNKMVQSYLKKGLNSAVDRLTDFFNNKRDL from the coding sequence ATGTCAAAAGTAGTCAGTAAAATAGGAAAAATTTACAGAAACGACGACGAAATCTATAACTTTCTTTCCGATTTCAGAAATCTGGATTCACTGGTTCCGGCCAATAAAATTACAGACTGGCAATCGGATGAAGATCGCTGCCGATTCAGCATTGCAGGAATCGGCGCAACCGGAATGCGGATTGTTGAAAAGGAACCCTACAAACTTATCAAACTGGGAAGTTATAAAGAAAGCCCTGTAAGCTTCAATATATGGATACAACTTAAAAAAGTTGAGGAGGGAGACACCCGAATAAGATTGACCGGAGAAGCCCATATGAACTCACTTATGAACAAAATGGTTCAAAGTTACCTAAAAAAAGGATTGAATAGTGCGGTTGACAGATTGACAGACTTTTTCAACAATAAGAGAGATTTATAA
- the rsfS gene encoding ribosome silencing factor, whose protein sequence is MKISKEEEITKEALLDKIIKGIQDKKGKEIVSLKIGKIENSICDYFVICHGTSSTHVDAIIDSIEQRVKKELNEKPYHKEGLDNLTWVLIDYASIIIHVFQKEYRDFYNLEDLWADATMYKYEDVQ, encoded by the coding sequence ATGAAAATCTCTAAAGAAGAAGAAATTACAAAGGAAGCACTACTGGATAAAATCATAAAGGGAATACAAGATAAAAAAGGAAAAGAAATCGTAAGTTTAAAAATTGGCAAAATAGAAAACTCAATCTGTGATTATTTTGTTATATGTCATGGAACTTCGTCAACACATGTTGACGCAATTATAGATTCTATTGAACAGAGAGTAAAAAAAGAACTGAATGAAAAGCCATATCATAAAGAAGGATTAGATAATCTTACGTGGGTTCTCATTGATTATGCAAGCATCATCATTCATGTTTTTCAGAAAGAATACAGAGATTTTTACAATCTGGAAGATTTATGGGCTGATGCTACCATGTATAAATATGAGGACGTACAATAA
- a CDS encoding redoxin domain-containing protein, with amino-acid sequence MTAQNNYLILKCISLILFFFGTNALAAGEVELNGQAPKYAGDKITFYAYSDYITKDTVNLTTLQIQKDGSFNCTFNLDQVRKIFVDLGVYKGYFYAEPGKSYTLSLPDKEEKSQAQRLNPYFKGIPVHLGIADAGESELNYQINSFSSYYDEIINKNVNNVKNLSKIKDSIYTLLDTAVQSDNRFFQDYKNYTLGELKLSLGYPAHKVKSQMLANQTVLYQNPAYMDFISTFYKDHFKDLFSEHGNEVPHIINRTKSYSRLDSLIRKDSVLKNNSRLKELVLLKGLYDAYYDNMFSRKAVRQMLDSAEQQVSHRENLRIAGNIKEKTKTLSAGDQAPGFCLYDVDSNQVCLDDLRGDYIYLGFCNSKNYSCLRHYNILENLYKKHKKHFKIVIISSKESFREMKQLTEHHDYPWTFLHLGDKTNILHQYKVRNIPAYFFIDPEGTLKLSPAPAPSESIEEKIYRIMKKDGAL; translated from the coding sequence ATGACCGCGCAAAATAACTACTTGATCCTAAAATGCATATCTCTTATTTTATTCTTCTTTGGCACAAACGCGCTTGCTGCCGGAGAAGTTGAACTGAATGGACAGGCCCCTAAGTATGCCGGGGATAAAATCACCTTTTACGCTTATTCCGATTATATCACCAAAGACACCGTTAACCTGACAACCCTTCAGATCCAAAAGGACGGATCGTTTAACTGTACGTTTAACCTGGACCAGGTAAGGAAAATATTTGTGGATCTCGGCGTATATAAAGGCTATTTTTATGCTGAACCCGGGAAGAGCTATACTCTATCCCTGCCTGATAAGGAGGAAAAAAGCCAGGCCCAGAGGTTGAACCCTTACTTTAAAGGCATACCTGTTCACCTCGGGATTGCAGATGCAGGGGAAAGTGAGCTGAATTACCAGATAAACAGTTTTTCCAGCTATTATGATGAAATAATCAACAAAAATGTGAACAATGTCAAAAATCTATCTAAAATCAAAGATTCGATATATACCCTGCTGGATACTGCCGTTCAATCCGATAACCGTTTTTTTCAGGATTATAAAAATTATACGCTGGGTGAACTGAAATTGTCACTGGGTTATCCTGCTCATAAAGTAAAAAGCCAAATGCTTGCCAATCAAACGGTTTTGTATCAAAACCCGGCCTATATGGATTTTATATCCACATTTTATAAGGACCATTTCAAAGATTTATTTTCTGAACATGGAAATGAAGTACCACATATCATCAACCGTACAAAGAGCTACTCCAGACTTGATTCCCTGATCCGTAAGGATTCCGTACTGAAAAATAACAGCAGGCTGAAAGAGCTGGTTCTGCTAAAAGGTCTCTATGATGCTTACTATGACAACATGTTTTCCAGGAAAGCGGTCAGACAAATGCTTGACTCAGCAGAACAACAGGTCAGTCACAGGGAAAACCTCCGCATTGCCGGTAATATCAAAGAAAAAACCAAAACCCTGTCAGCAGGGGATCAGGCTCCCGGATTTTGCCTTTATGATGTGGACAGCAATCAGGTATGCCTTGATGACCTCAGGGGGGATTACATTTACCTGGGATTCTGTAATTCAAAGAATTATAGTTGCCTCCGGCATTACAACATACTGGAAAATCTTTACAAAAAGCACAAAAAACACTTTAAAATAGTGATCATTTCAAGTAAAGAAAGTTTCCGGGAAATGAAACAGCTTACAGAACACCATGATTATCCGTGGACATTCCTCCATCTTGGAGATAAAACGAATATACTCCATCAATACAAAGTAAGGAATATCCCTGCCTATTTTTTTATTGATCCGGAGGGAACACTTAAATTATCACCGGCACCGGCCCCATCAGAATCAATTGAAGAAAAAATATACCGGATCATGAAAAAAGATGGGGCTTTATAA
- a CDS encoding NUDIX hydrolase, with the protein MYKVFFDNRTIYFIDQFDGYYKQYNGLFIRYLNEIQLAYVLELFRNVQEIRNVFIAYHDVDKAFQDFQSFFRLLEAAGGLVFNEKGQVLVIKRRGKWDLPKGKKEDGEEPEICALREVKEECGIHSLEIDDLLHTTYHSYTLDGVLILKRTYWYKMKGREEESLIPQAKEEITEAKWMNPEDLDVVTENTFLSIIDVLKAGKLL; encoded by the coding sequence ATGTATAAAGTTTTTTTCGACAACCGAACGATTTATTTTATAGATCAGTTTGACGGCTATTATAAACAGTATAATGGACTTTTTATTAGGTATTTGAATGAAATTCAGCTTGCTTATGTGCTCGAGCTCTTCAGAAATGTTCAGGAGATAAGAAATGTATTCATTGCCTATCACGATGTGGATAAAGCTTTTCAGGATTTTCAATCGTTTTTCAGGTTGTTGGAAGCTGCCGGTGGCCTTGTATTCAATGAAAAGGGGCAGGTACTTGTCATCAAGAGACGTGGAAAATGGGATCTTCCTAAAGGAAAGAAGGAAGATGGAGAAGAACCCGAAATTTGCGCATTAAGAGAGGTGAAGGAGGAATGTGGAATTCATTCACTGGAAATAGATGATTTGTTACATACCACCTATCATTCTTATACACTCGATGGTGTATTGATACTGAAAAGAACATACTGGTATAAAATGAAGGGCAGGGAAGAAGAATCATTAATACCTCAGGCAAAGGAAGAAATTACCGAAGCAAAATGGATGAATCCTGAAGATCTGGATGTCGTTACTGAAAATACTTTTCTCTCCATTATTGACGTGCTGAAGGCAGGAAAGCTTCTTTGA
- a CDS encoding ABC transporter substrate-binding protein, with protein MQVTDQIHRTIDIPEDPRRIISLVPSITELLFDLDLEEHLKGRTRFCIHPKEKVNKVPVLGGVMGLNFHKIEKIEPDLVLASKEENAKGEIMELSNQFPVWVSDVHNLHDAFSMIYTIGWICNRNEKALALTKKIEEAFNTLNHIPENVVKAAYLIWKNPFYTVNRETFVHDMLKRSGIENVFADKKEPYPIVSEKDIRQRKADYIFLPSEPYNFKENDVKAFKQSFPKMQIKRVEGEYFTWYGSRLLNAPYYFKQLF; from the coding sequence ATGCAAGTTACTGATCAGATCCATCGCACCATTGACATCCCGGAGGATCCCCGGCGGATCATCTCTCTGGTGCCTTCCATTACAGAGTTGCTGTTTGATCTGGACCTGGAAGAGCACCTTAAGGGAAGAACCCGTTTCTGTATCCATCCCAAAGAAAAAGTGAATAAAGTGCCTGTGCTTGGAGGTGTAATGGGATTAAACTTCCATAAAATCGAAAAAATCGAACCCGACCTTGTTCTGGCCTCAAAGGAAGAAAATGCCAAAGGAGAGATTATGGAGTTGTCCAATCAATTCCCGGTGTGGGTAAGCGATGTGCACAACCTGCATGATGCCTTTTCAATGATTTATACCATAGGATGGATATGCAACAGAAATGAAAAAGCCCTCGCCCTGACCAAAAAAATAGAGGAAGCGTTCAATACATTGAATCATATTCCCGAAAATGTAGTCAAGGCGGCATATCTGATCTGGAAAAACCCGTTTTATACCGTAAACCGGGAGACTTTTGTGCATGATATGTTAAAAAGATCTGGTATAGAGAACGTATTTGCCGACAAAAAGGAACCTTACCCGATCGTCAGTGAAAAAGATATCCGGCAGAGAAAGGCCGATTACATCTTTCTGCCTTCTGAGCCTTACAATTTCAAAGAAAATGACGTGAAAGCCTTCAAACAAAGTTTTCCCAAGATGCAAATAAAAAGGGTTGAGGGGGAATATTTCACCTGGTATGGCTCACGTTTATTAAATGCCCCTTATTATTTCAAACAATTGTTTTAA
- a CDS encoding orotate phosphoribosyltransferase, with translation MENLEQKIANNLLQINAIKFNPANPFRWSSGWKSPIYCDNRKSLSYPPIRDSIKNGFVELVKNHYGIPDVIAGVATGAIAIGALTADALNLPFVYVRSSPKNHGLQNMVEGDLEEDQKVVVIEDLISTGNSSLNAVKALRNSGANVLGMGAIFSYEFELAKKNFEESDCPLATLCGYHTLIEVAIRKGYLQKKEREQLENWRKNPSEWE, from the coding sequence ATGGAAAATTTGGAACAAAAAATAGCCAATAATCTATTACAAATAAACGCAATAAAATTCAATCCAGCAAATCCTTTTCGATGGAGTTCCGGGTGGAAATCTCCCATTTACTGTGATAACAGAAAGTCCCTTTCTTATCCCCCGATCAGGGACTCCATAAAAAATGGTTTTGTAGAATTGGTGAAAAATCATTATGGAATACCCGATGTCATTGCAGGCGTAGCAACCGGCGCCATAGCAATTGGAGCCCTGACTGCCGACGCCCTGAATTTGCCTTTTGTATATGTACGCTCCAGTCCTAAAAATCATGGTTTGCAAAATATGGTAGAAGGTGATCTGGAAGAAGATCAAAAAGTGGTGGTCATTGAAGACCTGATCTCAACAGGAAACAGCAGCCTTAATGCTGTAAAGGCATTAAGAAACAGCGGAGCCAACGTACTTGGAATGGGAGCCATTTTTTCTTATGAATTCGAACTGGCAAAAAAGAACTTCGAGGAAAGTGATTGTCCATTGGCAACCCTCTGTGGTTATCACACCCTCATTGAGGTAGCTATACGCAAAGGGTATTTGCAGAAAAAGGAGCGGGAGCAACTGGAAAATTGGCGCAAAAATCCTTCTGAGTGGGAATAA
- the coaD gene encoding pantetheine-phosphate adenylyltransferase codes for MKKAVFPGSFDPFTIGHESIVRRALSLFDEIIISIGYNVNKKGYFSLEDRKRWIASVFHDEPRVKVDHFEGLTIEYCKGTGANYLLRGLRTAADFEYERAIAQVNKAMYEGIETVFLLTMPEHTPVNSTIVRDIIRNGGDASKFLPKGMNIHDRAK; via the coding sequence ATGAAAAAAGCGGTCTTCCCCGGATCATTTGATCCCTTCACCATAGGGCACGAATCCATTGTAAGAAGAGCCCTTTCCCTTTTCGATGAAATCATCATCTCCATAGGGTACAATGTCAATAAGAAAGGATATTTTTCACTGGAAGACAGGAAAAGATGGATAGCCAGTGTTTTTCACGATGAACCAAGGGTAAAGGTGGATCATTTTGAAGGATTGACCATTGAATACTGTAAGGGGACAGGAGCAAATTATTTACTGAGAGGATTGAGGACAGCAGCAGATTTTGAATATGAAAGAGCCATAGCTCAAGTTAATAAAGCCATGTATGAAGGAATTGAAACCGTTTTCCTGCTGACCATGCCTGAACATACACCTGTAAACTCAACCATCGTCAGGGATATTATCAGAAATGGAGGCGATGCCAGTAAGTTTTTACCAAAAGGAATGAATATCCATGACCGCGCAAAATAA
- a CDS encoding biotin--[acetyl-CoA-carboxylase] ligase, which yields MKANIIGKKLISLLTVDSTNDYARALLSEEAPEEGTIIISGEQRKGRGYGNNTWHSKRGKNLLFSIILYPEFISANTQFLISKAISLGICDYLCSYVSDVRIKWPNDIYVDDRKIAGILIENDLVGSSVKNSIVGIGINMNQEKFPEDIPNPVSLGQMIEKKLVLKEELKKLAGCLEKRYQMLLKGMMDKIQKDYHAKLFRLNEMSWYQNSEEQFKAKIIGVSDYGQLILENQSGKTLEYNFKEVEFVL from the coding sequence ATGAAAGCGAATATTATAGGAAAGAAATTAATCTCTTTGCTTACAGTAGACAGCACCAACGACTATGCCAGGGCGCTTCTCTCTGAAGAAGCCCCGGAAGAGGGCACAATCATCATTTCCGGGGAGCAAAGGAAAGGGAGAGGATACGGAAACAATACCTGGCACAGCAAACGGGGTAAAAATCTCCTGTTTAGTATTATATTGTACCCGGAATTTATTTCAGCCAATACGCAATTCTTAATTTCCAAGGCCATTAGCCTTGGGATTTGTGACTATTTGTGCAGTTATGTTTCAGATGTGAGAATCAAATGGCCAAATGATATTTATGTCGATGACAGAAAAATTGCAGGAATATTGATTGAAAATGACCTTGTGGGCTCATCGGTGAAAAACTCCATCGTAGGAATAGGAATCAATATGAACCAGGAAAAATTTCCTGAAGATATTCCCAATCCTGTTTCTCTGGGTCAGATGATTGAGAAAAAGCTGGTATTGAAAGAGGAATTAAAAAAACTGGCCGGTTGTCTTGAAAAACGGTATCAGATGTTGTTAAAGGGGATGATGGATAAAATTCAGAAAGATTACCACGCAAAGCTGTTCCGATTAAATGAGATGTCATGGTATCAGAACAGCGAAGAACAATTCAAGGCCAAGATCATTGGGGTTTCCGATTACGGCCAGCTTATCCTTGAGAATCAATCCGGCAAAACGTTGGAATATAATTTTAAGGAAGTAGAATTTGTATTATAA